The window AGTCTTCACTTCAGGTTTAGAAGCATTAGGCGTTAATGCCTAAAGTATGCATCTTGTCATGGGCTGATGGATGTTGCTTGTTTTGTTAATTTCGTATTAATCATTTTGTGAATTCCATTTTGCAGGATTTTGGCCACAATTTGGTTGAATGGTTTAATTTTGCTGTGTTTCTAAATGCATGGACCTTGTGTTCTGATGAGCTAGGAGGAAAAAACGCTGATGGATATCAGTCTCGTACCTGGCATATTGTCAATTCTCTTCTGGAAAAGTACATCTCGGAAGCAGTTGGATCCTTGGAATCCATAATCTTCACTCCTTACGACAATAGTATGCGCACCCTTGTGCAGGTGGTCTCGGAGCCATTAGCTTGGCATGGCCTTGTACTCCAGGCCTGCGTTCGATCTTCTCTTCCATCTggtaaaagaaagaagaaaacagGATCAGCTGCTGAGCTATTCTCTTCTCCTCTATTTCTCGCAGTACGGGATTCGACACAATCTTTGTGTACTACTCTAGAGGTCTTGCTGGAGTGGTTAAAAGGGCTTGTCAACCAATCGGAGGAAGGTAAATTAGAAGCCATACTTTCATCAATTCAAAACAATGGAAAAAATGATGGGCCTGGACAAGTTTTCCGCACGCTCGAAAATTTGACATCGTCCATGAACAGTACAGAACTTGGTCATAGGATTACCGAAACATTGAAGTCTTGGAATACTGTAGACGTTGCAAGGAAGCTAATTACGGGAAAACATGTAATGTTAAATGAGTTTATAAAAATTTGtgaatcaaaattcaaatcacttCAGAAATTGAAACAACAAATATCTCAAGTCTGAAGGTGGTGACCATTTCCGATCAATGCCACATCTCTCTGGTTGCATTCAGCCAAAATTTTCGTCCCCGGAAGAATATTGAACGATGAGTTGAATTATGTTTTCCATTCAAGATTTTGCTCAGCAACAACAAGCAGGTGGTTGATGTAATTGACTGCTGGTACAAAGAATTTCTGTCGATCATCCAGTTTGATAGGAGCTGAAACcaaataaacaattttttcttgCTTTATATTTGAGGGGAGTTTTAGATTTGATTGATAGCTTTTTGGTACAGATTTTGAGATTCGAAGCTTAATTTTGTAAGTTTCAATTTGTTTGTCAATTGGTTTTGGTTTCAGCTCGTAAGAGATCGGAAGCAGGATATCCGTTACTAATTTTGTATAGAAAAAGATTGCAAAATGCCAATGACTGGACTGAGCAAAGGTTATTATctgaattcctaaaattatattttagttCTTAATATTACCAAATAATGCGTCTGGAACAATTTGAAAGCAGGTGGCTATGAATCATcgtgaccaaacaaacaaaagttAGCCAACCATGAATTCTTAAACAAAACTTGAACGCGAATTTGCATTTGAAGCATGAAAGTGATTAGAATGTTCGAAGAGAGTGGCCTTCTCAGAAGTTGAGGGTTGCTTGACATTGGTCGAATATCTAAGCACTTCTTTCCATATTCAATCTGCAGCCTACCCTCACCCGTCGAAGCATTGGTcaaggaagagaaagaagaggagCTAATATATCAAGAAGAAAGTCATTGGCTACACTGGACCAAATacgcctttttttttttttttttgttatgtttacCTAAAATTGGTCCATAACCATTGGATATAAATCTGAAGTAATCTGCTTTTCTCCCACATTCAATGGTACACATTTGAAAGTCAAATTGCGACAACGTCGAATAATTTCTCATAAGCGGTTACCTTCAGCTGCTTGTTTCATCTAGATATTGTTGCGGAAGAATATAGATAACGCAACATGTTGGGGAAGAGTACCCTTCTTGAgctttataataataattaaatttcatgGGGTCATCAAATTTTAGCAATCAAGAAAGTCCCCCGAAGAAGGGAGTAGTTGATGATGCTATTGGCAAAATTCATCTTTTAGAAAGAATACATTTATGAAGCTTTAGTACTCGAAGACGTTCAAGTAAAGATCGCAATGAAATCGGCTTTCATTCGAAATTTTCATATCTATTTTTGGAAGACTTGTAAAATGTTGCAAAGTTTCTGTTTCTGTTTTAAAATGATAATTAGAATCAAAGATGGATATTGAAAAGAAGAATTCAGATTTTTGTTCCCAACTTTTCATTTTAATAGAACATTGGGAAACTGTTAGGAGTTAGGCCCAGCCGTGAGAAAAAAATGAGTATTAAGACTACATTGTAATTTACAGAGATTTGAGTAGTGAGTACAATATAACCTACAAAATTTGGGTGATTTTATCCACCCGCCTATCACTATCAACCTATTAGGCAACAAATTTCAAACAACGAGTGTCGTTATGTATATTCTGACAACGAGATGAACAAAATCGGATTCCACACCTTATGCACGTGTAGCTCGCAGCAAAACCACAAACTGTGCAAAAATGCCGGCGTGAGGTAGAGCTTGGAGGTCCAACGGCCGCCTTGAAGTATGATGGAACATGTGGAGGCAATGACTCCAAATTTGCCTGTTTTTATTGTAGCTCAACATCAAAACAAACTTCTTTTATTGCAATGTAGTAAGGCCACGAAGTAGAAGAGCTTTGGTACAAACCTCGTGCAGAAGCTCCATGAAAGTCTTGGGAGCTTTCTTAGCTTCAAGTGCTTTTGCTTGTCTAGTTTTCCGTTTAGTGCCCTTTGATTGCCGCTTTATGTATGCTGCATTGTGGTTATAAAGGGGGTCAAGATTACTGACGCTAAATACCAAACAACACTCTAAGGTATAGAAGAGTATAATTCAATCTGTTTGAATCAATGCAAGTATATTGTGGACGCAAAAAAAACAGAATTGAAGTTGACAGGTTCTATTATTCCTTGgaaattaatttcattttgaaGTGGTTTCTCTATACGAAACTAAACACAAGAGTAAAAAAGGAGGGATGAAAGAGATGATATATCAACCGAATTTGAAGCATGTACAGCCTACAAACAACAGCAACTGGGTTCGACAAGAAAGAGAGAACAGCTTCAAATAATTTGATTGGAGTTTGCGGAGACAAAAACTGATGAAATATCAAATCTCCTCAAAATTATGACACTTCCCTCTGAAAGTCCTATGGATTATTCCTTCCCAAAATCCTATGGGATAGCGTTGACATCAATTAGCCCACACCAACTTGGCTTTTCACCAAATAGGATGACTACACAACAGTTGGCTTGGTGATATTGTCGTAGGAATTTTGAGAAAGACACAAACTCAAACCACACTCCCGTGCCACATAATTATCCACCCCTTGGAAAAACATGATCTTGGTCTTTTCAGCACCAATCGTACACAAAACTCACCAGTTCAGACTAATAAGAAAAGCGAATATCAGCTGAAACTTGTCCAAGAATTAAGAATTAATATCAGCTGAAACATATCACCAGAGTCTTGTAAATTATTTCTCCACCTATCTTCTTGCCAAGTAGGTGGGCAAGAATTTGCAGAAAAAAAGTGTTAAACCCCTTATCATACACACCTACAAGCGtaaggaaagagaaaagaatgTCCAAGAAGACAGCTCGGCCCAGAAAAATAAATGAGAAACGtaaatgaaaagaatatttGGGGGGTAGGTCCCACCAGGGAAAAGGAGGTATTTAAGGAATGTTTTTAGGGATTGGTGAGCCATCTCGTTTTTGGTATGAAAAGCTGCTGTGGAGGCTTTTTGGGAGAACACCAGCTTCTCAAATTGCTGGAGAACCTTTGCTGTTGTTTTTCCTTATTTCTCAGCTTGTTGCTATGATCTTCATTGTTGTTGGGTTTTTCTGAGTGTAGAGGAAGAGTCTTAACAAAATGGTATCAGAGCCACAAACATCCTGGAGAAGACACGAGCTATGGCACAGAAAGAGTGGGAGGATAGATTGGAAACGAATGAGAAGGAAATCAAGGAGTTGAAGGAAATGATGCTCAGTTTACTTAAGAGCATAGAGAATCTGTTGAAGAAGTTAAGGAGAGTAGTCATGCTAAACATAGGGAAGAATCGTGTGCCTCGGATGGATCTGGACTGAAAGGGAAGGGAAAAATCGAAGAGACAGACATGACATCGAGTTTCGCCGGAGATTCATCAGACAAAAGTAAATACAAGAAACGATACTTGTCTTCAATGGAGAGAATCTGGAATCATGGGTTTATAGGGCCGAACACTATTTCGACATCAATGAGTTGGCTGATAAGGAGAAGTGAAGGTAGCCGTCGTCAGTTTTGGTCAGGACGAGGTGGATTGGTTCCGCTGGAGTAATAATCGGAAGAAGGTGTTATCGTGGGAAGACCTCAAGAGGAGGATGTTCGAACACTTCAAGGCTCCCGGTGAAGGTAGTTTGGGGACCCATCTCATACGGATTAAGCAAGACAGATCATACGCATATTGCGTGGAGCCCAAATAGTGAGTGATCGTGATCTGGCCATAAAATTGGCCTAAATGAATGGAGAGGTCGTGGGCCAGTTGTGGCGAAGGCCCAAGCACATAGTGGAAAACAAGCAACggtaaatatggaaaaaaaaaataagtgaaAACGCAATGATTTTGCGGTGAAACAGATTTCAATCCCGATAAAAGGAAACTACGTGAAGGGAGAGCCATCGATGAAGTGTTTATCGAACAGTGAGTTCCGAGCAAGGCTGGACAAGGGGTTGTGCTTCTAGTGTAACGACAAATATTCGGCAGGGCACCGATGCAAGGTTAAAGTGAACTGTGAGCTCATGTTCTTTATCgcgaatgaagaagaagaattggaAGGCGCGAACGAAAAGGAAGAAGTTGAGCCATAAGTGGTGGAGTTCGAAACCTTAGAAGTCAAGGGAGAGACCGAAATTTCGCTTCAGACTATTTTGGGTTTCACTTTGAAGGGTACAATGAAGTTGCGAGGCACAGTGAGAGGTAGAGAGGTAATAATTCACATCGACAGCGGCGCAACACACAACTTCATCCATCAAGGAGTAGTTGAGGAGTTAAACTTACAgttggaagggaaaaataaattcaaagtAACCATCGGCGATCGAACCGTGTTGGAAGGGAAAGGGATATGCAAGAGAGTTGAGGTTAAACTTCCGGAATTAACAATCATGGTAGATTTCTTAGTGATTGAATTGGGCAGAATTGATTTGGTTCTGGGTATGCAATGGTTGAGCACTACCGGATCTATGGGGATTCACTAGCCTTCGATGACAATGATGTTCATGGCAGGAAAGGCGCAAGTGGTATTAAAAGGGGACCTGTCACTCACAATGACAGAGTGTTCTAAAAAACGATCTCCAAAACGTGGGAAGAAGAGGATCAGGGATTTTTGCTGGAATTCCATAACGTTAAAATCGATGTAGACATCGAGGACAACGAAAGAGAGGAAGAAGGGGAGGAATCGAAATTGCCAATGATTATTAATTTGTTGAAAAGGTACATGAGCTTATTTGAGATGCCGAATGGGTTACCTTCGAGAAGAATCGTGGATCATCGAATATTGACTCTAGACGGACAGAAGCCCATAAATGTTCGTCCCTACAAGTATGGATACATACAGAAGGAGGAGATAGAAAAGTTGGTACCGGAAATGCTTCAAGCGGGAAATATCAGTCCAAGTCAAAGTCCGTATTCCAATCCAATTTTACTAGTAAAGAAACGAGATGGAGGGTGGCGATTCTGCGTTGATTATTGTAAGTTGAATCAGGTAACTATTGTCGATAAATTTCCCATTCTGTAATCGAAGAACTACTGGATGAGTCACACAGTGCTGAGGTTTTTTCGAAATTGGATTTGTGCTCGGGTTACTATCAAATTCAAATGAAGGAGGACATTGAGAAAACGACGTTTCGCACCCACAAAGGACAATAAGAATTCTTGGTTATGTCCTTCGGATTGACCAACGCTCCGACAACCTTTCAATCTCTCATGAACCAAATTTTCAGACCCTTCCTAAGGCGGTTTGTGCTAGTCTTCTACGATGACATATTGGTTTACAACAAGGACATCACGGAACATGAAAGGCATTTGGGAGTAGTGTTTAATGTGATGAAAGACAATCAGTTGTTTGCTAACGAAAAGAAATGCGTAATCGGACATTCTCGATTCAATTATTTGGGCTATTGGATATCAGAAAAAGGAGTAGAAGCTGATGGTGAGAAGGTAAAAGCAATGGTAAATTGGCTCCAActgaataatatttctaaatTGAGGGGATTTCTCGGTCTAACGGGGTATTATTGGAGATTCGTCAAGGACTATAGGAATATTGCAGCTCCACTGACCATGTAACTGCAGAAAAATGGATTCCACTGGAGTGATGATGCCACAGAAGCCTCTGAATCACTAAAACAAGCAATGATCTCAGTACTTGTTCTAGCACTTCCGGATTTTTCCCTACCTTTCACCATTGAAATAGACGCTTCAGGGATAGGTTTGGGGGCAATTTTATCTCAGAACAGCAGGCCGATAGCATATTTCAACCAGAAATTATCCCCTTAAGCACAAGCAAAACCCATTTATGAAAGGAAACTGATGGCAGTGGTGATGGCTGTTCAGAAATGGTGACATTACTTGTTGGAAAGGAAATTTACAGTACTTTCAGATCAGAAGGCTTTTTGGTTGAACAAAGGGAGGTCTAGCCCTAATTTTAGAGATGGTTAACTAAATTACTGAGgtatgattttgaaattttgtatcAACCCGGATTGTAGAACAAAACCGCAGACGCCTTATCTCGAGTGAACCATTCCGCTGAATTAAATACTTTAAGGTCCCCCAGGTTGCTGGATGTTGAAATGGTGATGGCAGAGGTGGAAAGAGATGAAGAACTAGAGGAGataattaaaattctaaagGAAAATCCAGAAGGGAAAGCCAACTACTAATGGGTGTCGGGCATATTACTCTACAAAGGGCGGTTAGTGTTGTCCAAGAACTCTTCTCTTATTCCTGCGTAGCTTCATACTTTCCATGACTTGGTGTTGGGGGGCTATTTGGGTTTTCTCAGAACCTACAAGCGTATGAATGGAGAAATACATTGGGTTGGCATGAAGAATGATGTAAAAAATTATGTTGAACAGTGCGAAATATGTCAAAGGAATAAAACTGAAGCACTCTCCCCTGCTGGACTATTACAACCATTACCATTGCCAACCTAATCCTTGAAGACTGGACCATGGATTTCATAGAGGGGTTACCTAAGGTGGGGGGTTTTGATAGTATCATGGTCGTAGTTGATCGGTTGAGTAAAATGGCGCACTTCATTACCTTGAAACACCCATTCACCGCGAAACAAGTGGCTGAAAAATTCGTTGAAGAGATCATTAGTAAGCATGGAATACCGAACTCAATTGTCATTGACCGCAACAAGATTTTCTTGAGTCACTTTTGAAAGGAATTATTTACAGCCATAGGAACATCGGTGAAGAGGAGTACAACCTTTCATCCTCAAACAGATGGACAGACTGAGCGGGTAAACCGTTGCCTCGAAACTTATTTACGTTGCTTTTGCAACGAACAGCCAACAAAGTGGCACAAGTGTACACCATGGGTGGAATTATGGTACAACATCACTTTTCACTCATCAGCAAGAACAAACCCATTCCAAATAGTTTATGGCCGCCAACCACCTCCACTGGTTCTATATGGTGACAGGAAAACTAATAACAATAGTGTCGAGCAATTGCTGAAGGAGAGACTTGGTGATTAGTGCCTTGAAGGAGAATCTATTGACGGCCCAAAATAAGATGAAAAAGCAAGCTGATCTCCACCACCGTGAATTGAAATTCCAAGTAGGAGACAAGGTTTATTTGAAATTGCGACCTTATAGACAGCAGTCTTTAGCGAGGAAATGTTGTGAGAAGCTAGCTCCAAAGTTCTATGGGCCATATCGCATAATTGAAGAGATTGGGGAAGTAGCTTACCGTTTGGACCTCCCACCCGAGGCAATGATACACAATGTGTTTCATATTTCACAGCTGAAATTGAAATTGGGAAAAACACAGCAAGTACAGCACTTGCACCAGCATTGATTGAAGAATTTGAGCTGCAAGTTGAACC is drawn from Cucumis melo cultivar AY chromosome 11, USDA_Cmelo_AY_1.0, whole genome shotgun sequence and contains these coding sequences:
- the LOC103501880 gene encoding SWR1 complex subunit 6, which produces MDDDSTNPFRRMSSRTRKVAPKMVAALASSDNRTQAALARLEALENDNAGMEVVENIDDEDASLDDDDQAYIKRQSKGTKRKTRQAKALEAKKAPKTFMELLHEANLESLPPHVPSYFKAAVGPPSSTSRRHFCTVCGFAASYTCIRCGIRFCSSRCQNIHNDTRCLKFVA